A single window of Shewanella sp. Choline-02u-19 DNA harbors:
- the zipA gene encoding cell division protein ZipA, whose product MENLQLVLLLLGAIAIIAVLVHGFWSIRKQQPKGFKQSPMTDINRERRDSQGFDNDGIGEVRIIKAQSDESTVTEQSIEPLMAEAGATANVDTVFESNVDTAFSLTEAPTQKAARAAKTTRVEPSLSEAEPDVLTEDTPIQPSLFGADESILSTEAAQESFVADEVEQEQPLGEPQDVLVLHVVAKEGEELNGAELLPCLLTLNFKFGEMNIFHRHEDNAGTGKVLFSMANMVKPGVFDPDSMEQFSTQGVVLFMTLPCHGDALRNFSIMLNSAHQIADDLSGIVLDGGRDTWLDSTKQNYIQRIRAQV is encoded by the coding sequence ATGGAAAATTTGCAACTGGTATTGCTTCTTTTAGGGGCGATAGCGATTATTGCCGTACTTGTGCATGGTTTTTGGTCTATAAGAAAGCAACAACCTAAAGGGTTCAAACAAAGCCCTATGACCGATATCAATCGAGAGCGTAGAGATTCTCAAGGTTTCGATAACGATGGTATCGGCGAAGTGAGGATCATCAAGGCGCAAAGTGATGAATCAACGGTCACTGAGCAGAGCATTGAGCCATTAATGGCAGAAGCGGGCGCAACGGCTAATGTCGACACTGTATTTGAATCCAATGTTGATACCGCATTTAGTTTAACTGAAGCGCCAACTCAAAAAGCCGCTCGCGCAGCAAAAACGACTCGAGTAGAGCCTTCTCTATCAGAAGCTGAACCTGACGTGCTTACGGAAGACACACCGATTCAACCGTCATTATTTGGTGCTGACGAATCAATATTAAGCACTGAAGCGGCCCAAGAAAGTTTTGTTGCAGACGAGGTAGAGCAAGAGCAACCTTTAGGTGAACCACAAGATGTGTTGGTATTACATGTGGTGGCTAAAGAGGGTGAAGAGCTTAACGGTGCAGAATTATTACCTTGCTTACTGACATTGAACTTTAAATTTGGTGAGATGAATATATTCCATCGCCATGAAGACAATGCTGGGACCGGGAAAGTGTTATTTTCAATGGCTAACATGGTTAAGCCTGGTGTATTTGACCCCGATAGCATGGAGCAGTTCTCGACCCAAGGCGTAGTGTTGTTTATGACATTACCTTGTCACGGCGACGCACTGAGAAACTTCTCTATTATGCTTAACTCAGCTCATCAAATTGCAGATGATCTCAGCGGCATTGTACTTGATGGTGGCCGCGATACGTGGCTCGATAGTACGAAACAGAATTATATTCAACGAATTAGAGCGCAGGTTTAA
- the ligA gene encoding NAD-dependent DNA ligase LigA, with product MQAIELEIAALTSQLNQHNYHYYVDDNPTIPDAEYDRLLRRLNELEIQYPELASAASPTQRVGGEALAKFDQITHLKPMLSLDNVFDEAEFSAFHSRIADKVGTDLSYCCEPKLDGLAVSIVYRDGVFERAATRGDGQTGENITENVRTIKSIPLTLRGDKFPPLVEVRGEVIMPHQAFDALNKRALAKGDKLFVNPRNAAAGSLRQLDSKITASRALGFYAYALGVVEPETWELADSHYGQLEQLRSWGVPVSQEVNVCDSIAEVMEYYNDIQLRRSGLAFEIDGVVIKVNQIAHQLSLGFVAKAPRWATAFKFPAQEEMTLLEGVDFQVGRTGAVTPVARLKPVFVGGVTVSNATLHNADEIARLGVKVGDTIIIRRAGDVIPQIVAVVAEKRPENAEAIEFPTQCPVCQSLVERIEGEATARCTGGLFCEAQRKEAIKHFASRKALDIDGMGDKVVEQLIDKELVESPADLFRLTASAMTMLERMGMKSATKLVAAISVAKETTFSRFLYALGIREVGEATAANLAAYFKTLAALKASNAEEFVKVDDVGTIVAAHLEHFFAQPHNLEVIDKLIEAGVSWPVIEDVADENLSLKGQTWVLTGTLTQLNRNDAKAQLQALGAKVAGSVSKNTDCLVAGAAAGSKLTKAQELGVKVIDEDALIVILS from the coding sequence ATGCAAGCTATTGAACTAGAAATCGCAGCACTGACTAGCCAACTTAATCAGCACAATTACCATTACTATGTAGATGATAATCCTACTATTCCAGATGCTGAATACGATAGATTACTTAGGCGCCTTAACGAACTTGAGATCCAATACCCTGAATTAGCGAGTGCAGCCTCTCCTACACAACGTGTTGGCGGTGAGGCGTTGGCGAAGTTTGATCAAATAACTCACTTAAAGCCGATGCTGAGTTTAGATAATGTGTTTGATGAAGCTGAATTTAGCGCATTTCATTCCAGAATTGCCGATAAAGTGGGTACGGACCTTAGTTATTGTTGCGAGCCTAAACTCGACGGTTTAGCGGTGAGTATTGTTTATCGTGATGGCGTATTTGAGCGTGCAGCCACCCGTGGCGATGGCCAAACGGGCGAAAATATCACTGAGAATGTACGTACTATAAAGTCGATACCATTAACGCTACGTGGTGATAAATTTCCTCCACTGGTTGAAGTTCGTGGTGAAGTGATTATGCCGCACCAAGCATTTGATGCACTTAACAAACGCGCATTAGCTAAAGGTGACAAGCTGTTTGTTAACCCTCGTAATGCGGCTGCAGGGAGTTTGCGTCAGTTAGACAGTAAAATTACAGCCAGTCGTGCCTTAGGTTTTTATGCTTATGCGTTAGGGGTGGTTGAGCCTGAAACGTGGGAGCTTGCCGACAGTCATTATGGCCAACTTGAACAATTACGCTCTTGGGGCGTGCCAGTCAGTCAAGAAGTTAACGTCTGCGACTCGATTGCCGAGGTGATGGAATATTACAATGATATTCAACTGCGTCGCAGTGGCTTAGCGTTTGAAATTGACGGTGTGGTGATTAAAGTTAATCAAATCGCGCATCAGTTGAGCCTTGGCTTTGTGGCTAAAGCCCCTCGTTGGGCTACCGCGTTTAAGTTTCCGGCACAAGAAGAGATGACGCTGTTAGAGGGCGTTGATTTCCAAGTCGGTCGTACCGGGGCTGTGACCCCAGTTGCACGTCTTAAACCGGTATTTGTCGGTGGCGTGACCGTCTCAAATGCGACATTGCATAATGCGGATGAAATCGCTCGTCTTGGGGTTAAAGTGGGCGACACGATTATTATCCGTCGCGCGGGTGATGTAATCCCACAAATCGTTGCCGTGGTGGCTGAAAAACGTCCTGAAAACGCTGAAGCTATTGAATTTCCCACGCAATGCCCAGTGTGTCAAAGCCTAGTGGAGCGTATTGAAGGTGAGGCGACAGCACGTTGCACTGGTGGACTGTTCTGTGAAGCACAACGTAAAGAAGCCATTAAACATTTTGCCTCTCGAAAAGCGCTCGATATTGACGGTATGGGTGATAAAGTGGTTGAGCAGCTAATTGATAAGGAGCTAGTCGAAAGTCCTGCCGATCTGTTTAGGCTGACAGCATCAGCGATGACGATGCTTGAGCGCATGGGGATGAAGTCTGCGACTAAGCTTGTAGCTGCCATCAGTGTGGCAAAAGAGACCACCTTTTCCCGTTTTTTATATGCATTAGGGATCCGCGAGGTAGGAGAAGCGACGGCAGCAAACCTTGCCGCCTACTTTAAAACATTGGCTGCGCTTAAGGCCTCTAATGCAGAGGAATTTGTTAAAGTCGATGATGTTGGCACCATTGTCGCAGCACATCTTGAGCACTTTTTTGCACAGCCGCATAACCTAGAGGTTATTGATAAACTCATCGAAGCGGGCGTATCTTGGCCAGTGATTGAAGATGTTGCTGACGAGAACTTATCGCTGAAAGGGCAAACATGGGTATTAACAGGTACCTTAACGCAGCTTAACCGCAATGATGCGAAGGCACAGCTTCAAGCGTTAGGTGCAAAAGTCGCAGGCAGTGTATCGAAGAATACAGATTGTTTGGTTGCCGGCGCCGCAGCGGGCTCTAAGTTAACCAAAGCGCAAGAGCTTGGCGTAAAAGTGATTGATGAAGATGCATTGATTGTCATCTTGTCTTAA
- a CDS encoding DUF2919 domain-containing protein, whose protein sequence is MNFSNITWLDDKGHIKPPLMLYLILVFLARGWCILVASLTQASDRAGLVALIYPQKSDFLMALMAGAGALVVYAVIIAERKRTPQWVQPLFPYMKWVLLALLCIDASLLVQRILHSYYVYSWNVGLDALFLFWSTLYLFNSKRLTHYFSDWKAPNE, encoded by the coding sequence TTGAATTTCAGCAATATTACTTGGCTTGACGATAAAGGCCATATTAAGCCCCCGCTGATGCTTTACCTGATATTGGTGTTTCTGGCACGGGGTTGGTGCATATTAGTGGCATCTTTAACACAAGCGAGCGATAGGGCTGGCTTGGTGGCGTTAATTTATCCACAAAAGTCCGATTTCTTGATGGCATTAATGGCGGGGGCGGGTGCCTTAGTGGTCTACGCGGTCATTATTGCGGAAAGAAAACGTACTCCTCAGTGGGTACAGCCTCTATTTCCTTACATGAAGTGGGTGTTACTGGCTTTATTGTGTATAGATGCCAGCTTACTGGTGCAACGGATATTACATTCGTACTATGTTTATAGCTGGAATGTGGGATTAGATGCGCTTTTTCTGTTTTGGAGCACGTTATATTTGTTTAATTCGAAGCGATTGACACATTATTTTTCTGATTGGAAAGCACCGAATGAGTAG
- a CDS encoding HD-GYP domain-containing protein produces MSKGVKLPLSQLIVGLTIKLPLSWTNHPFVFNQFEIETGAQIELIKSLNISYVYLIAGKELITTTAAQPVATVVEQSAEDYAKEQLSSLRKSLRISQQRFQKCGVECRTAFSKMSAEPEGAYRAAATLVESLMDHIKETPIPCLALVNSGEDSAITEHGVSVAVLSMMLGHLLDCTNSELRDMAMGALFHDLGKLKVPDVIRRKKSNLSDHEVNFLKMHPKFGYDMMTKQNLFPEAVLDIVLHHHEWADGSGYPDGLKGSAIALSTQIVALANDFELLLKGGEGRSPQVALGYLFKKRVGKHAPSLISALVKVLGIYPPGTLVLLSNAQVAKVLVTTPLVKQPHVLACDENGENTTLRYLIKENISIERVVKIDELSKTALTKLDPSADISFYFSPL; encoded by the coding sequence ATGTCCAAAGGCGTTAAATTACCTTTGTCGCAGTTGATCGTTGGCTTAACGATTAAACTGCCATTGTCATGGACTAATCATCCTTTTGTGTTTAATCAATTTGAGATTGAAACCGGAGCACAGATAGAGTTGATTAAAAGCTTGAATATCTCATATGTGTACTTAATTGCAGGCAAAGAATTAATCACTACGACAGCTGCACAACCGGTAGCAACTGTGGTAGAACAGTCTGCAGAAGACTATGCAAAAGAGCAACTTTCATCTCTACGAAAATCATTAAGAATTAGCCAGCAACGATTCCAAAAGTGCGGTGTAGAATGTCGCACTGCGTTTTCAAAAATGAGCGCTGAACCAGAGGGGGCTTATCGAGCGGCAGCGACGTTAGTTGAATCACTGATGGATCACATTAAGGAAACTCCAATACCGTGCCTTGCATTAGTCAATAGTGGTGAAGACAGCGCGATAACCGAGCATGGCGTATCCGTTGCTGTACTATCGATGATGTTGGGGCATTTACTGGACTGCACAAATTCTGAATTGCGTGATATGGCGATGGGGGCATTGTTTCATGATTTAGGGAAACTTAAAGTGCCTGATGTGATCCGGCGGAAAAAGTCGAATCTATCCGATCATGAAGTTAACTTTTTAAAGATGCACCCTAAGTTTGGCTATGACATGATGACCAAACAAAATCTATTTCCTGAAGCGGTGCTCGATATTGTATTACATCACCATGAATGGGCAGATGGCAGTGGTTACCCTGACGGACTGAAAGGGTCTGCAATCGCATTAAGCACACAAATCGTTGCACTGGCAAATGATTTCGAGCTTTTACTAAAGGGGGGAGAAGGGCGTTCTCCGCAAGTCGCATTAGGCTATCTTTTTAAAAAAAGAGTGGGTAAGCATGCACCATCATTGATTTCGGCACTGGTCAAAGTGCTTGGGATCTATCCTCCCGGTACATTAGTGTTGCTATCAAATGCTCAAGTGGCAAAAGTGCTGGTCACTACCCCTTTAGTGAAGCAACCTCACGTGCTTGCATGTGATGAAAACGGTGAGAACACAACATTACGATATTTGATTAAAGAGAATATATCGATTGAGCGGGTCGTAAAGATTGATGAGTTAAGTAAAACAGCATTAACAAAATTAGACCCCAGTGCTGATATTAGTTTTTACTTCAGCCCATTGTGA
- a CDS encoding NAD(P)-dependent oxidoreductase translates to MIKSVCIVGCGWFGLPLAQAMVAQGIRVNGSKRNAENAALLTEHGINGFTLDLSLDEQLDQNQGAIKVALNTDCLVVNIPPSLRKDPDGYLVKLARLKTLIHDITYQKIIFISTTGVYPSLEKLMIEKDAVAHSEVSGKLLQAEAMFSALSHSCIARFAGLVGPERHPGRFLAGKTELSQSDAPVNIVHLNDCILAVSKLVFEPTSNGAYNVCAPKHPARQSFYQQAALDLGLVAPQFIKESGSGKIISSDRLMKELNFEYQFSDPMDMLVVC, encoded by the coding sequence ATGATAAAGTCAGTTTGTATTGTGGGCTGTGGCTGGTTTGGCCTACCGTTAGCACAGGCAATGGTTGCGCAAGGAATTAGGGTTAATGGTAGTAAACGCAACGCTGAAAATGCCGCTTTGCTTACTGAGCATGGTATTAATGGGTTTACATTAGACTTATCGCTCGACGAACAACTAGATCAAAATCAAGGCGCCATAAAAGTCGCGCTCAATACCGATTGTCTGGTGGTCAATATCCCGCCTAGTTTAAGAAAAGACCCTGACGGTTATTTAGTTAAGCTGGCAAGATTAAAAACCTTGATCCACGATATCACTTATCAAAAAATTATCTTTATCAGTACGACCGGAGTCTACCCTTCACTTGAAAAGCTGATGATTGAAAAAGATGCCGTTGCTCATTCTGAGGTTAGCGGCAAGCTGCTACAAGCCGAAGCCATGTTTTCAGCGCTAAGCCATAGTTGTATTGCTCGTTTTGCGGGTTTAGTTGGGCCTGAACGTCACCCTGGGCGTTTTCTGGCTGGTAAAACTGAACTGTCTCAGTCCGACGCACCCGTTAACATCGTTCATTTGAATGATTGCATACTTGCGGTCTCTAAATTAGTTTTTGAGCCGACCTCAAACGGGGCATATAATGTTTGCGCGCCGAAGCATCCCGCTCGTCAGTCTTTTTATCAACAAGCGGCTTTAGACTTGGGCTTAGTTGCGCCACAATTCATAAAAGAGAGCGGTAGCGGAAAGATCATTAGTAGCGATAGATTAATGAAAGAGCTCAATTTTGAATATCAGTTCAGTGATCCCATGGATATGCTGGTTGTCTGTTAA
- a CDS encoding thiol:disulfide interchange protein DsbA/DsbL, which translates to MKQFKVFLGSAILAFFTLLLPLQSAHAKEYVEGVDYVKISGIPEAQKPVIREFFSYNCGHCYKQDPLFEKTAHLLENDIQFERTPVGAGRTSWILSQEAYYLAQKFSVTKQVHGSIFSRIHEKGDAFTRPDQLKSFFVSQGLDAKKIDAAMNSADAKLALMNYDTQAQLAEIRGVPSLVVNGQYLIKAQPQSPEALAELIKYLSQLED; encoded by the coding sequence ATGAAGCAGTTTAAAGTCTTTTTAGGAAGTGCAATATTGGCGTTTTTCACCTTGTTACTGCCGTTACAAAGCGCACATGCCAAGGAATATGTAGAAGGTGTCGATTACGTTAAAATCAGTGGGATCCCTGAAGCACAAAAGCCAGTAATAAGAGAGTTCTTTTCCTATAATTGTGGTCATTGCTACAAACAGGACCCGCTTTTTGAAAAGACGGCACATTTGCTTGAAAATGACATTCAATTTGAAAGAACCCCTGTTGGCGCTGGGCGTACGAGTTGGATATTAAGTCAAGAAGCCTATTATTTAGCGCAGAAATTCAGTGTCACTAAGCAAGTTCATGGCAGTATCTTTAGCCGTATTCATGAAAAAGGGGACGCATTCACACGCCCTGATCAACTAAAATCATTTTTTGTTAGCCAAGGCTTAGATGCTAAAAAGATAGACGCAGCGATGAATTCTGCTGACGCTAAACTGGCCTTGATGAATTATGACACTCAAGCTCAATTAGCTGAAATTCGTGGCGTGCCGTCATTAGTCGTTAATGGCCAGTACCTGATTAAAGCACAACCTCAGTCACCTGAAGCACTCGCAGAGTTGATTAAATATCTTAGTCAGCTTGAAGACTAA